One region of Pirellulales bacterium genomic DNA includes:
- a CDS encoding transcriptional regulator — translation MTQTSRVVNSTTDELPQDLIDLTAAIDHLPVEYLEMIRPVLNRVIDSTRRRRRILHLVQDALSQLRLDMKYLLFDLEATRRERDEYRRQLEA, via the coding sequence CCCAGACATCCCGCGTTGTCAACTCCACCACCGACGAGCTTCCCCAGGATTTGATCGACTTGACCGCGGCCATCGATCACCTGCCGGTGGAATACCTGGAAATGATTCGGCCGGTGTTGAACCGCGTGATCGACAGCACGCGTCGCCGCCGCCGGATTTTGCACCTGGTGCAGGACGCCCTCAGCCAATTGCGGCTCGACATGAAATACCTGCTGTTCGACTTGGAGGCCACGCGACGCGAACGCGACGAGTACCGCCGGCAACTGGAAGCCTGA